Proteins from a single region of Fibrobacter sp. UWH6:
- a CDS encoding ABC transporter ATP-binding protein has product MIDEALRMEDIHLSYNDLAGTIFSKPRALGFFKKVEDDPQKELVTGANLTVTRGDTICIGGGSGQGKSAILRIIAGLVRPTKGNLYYFGEYIPPERLTALEVAKRQVGLVFQNGALISNLKVRDNIALPLRYHKMGSPDEIDEKINMAMDLMRVREEADLYPHQLSMGMQKRVAIARSWAMDPKLLLMDEPTAGLDNYNRRNLLPLIDNMRMLFKTTIIIVTHDLLISKELDCNICFLHRKVLTEPNSFEYWRTSNSEISRELFRDLRTSG; this is encoded by the coding sequence ATGATTGACGAAGCTTTAAGAATGGAAGATATTCACCTGTCCTACAACGATCTGGCAGGAACGATTTTCTCAAAGCCCCGAGCCTTGGGATTCTTCAAGAAAGTTGAAGACGACCCCCAGAAAGAGTTAGTGACCGGAGCGAATCTTACCGTGACCCGTGGCGACACTATTTGTATCGGTGGTGGATCCGGTCAGGGAAAAAGTGCCATTCTGCGAATCATTGCAGGGTTGGTGCGCCCCACCAAGGGGAACCTATATTATTTTGGTGAATACATCCCACCGGAACGTCTAACGGCACTGGAAGTGGCAAAACGTCAGGTAGGACTGGTTTTTCAGAATGGAGCCCTCATTTCCAATCTGAAGGTGCGAGATAACATCGCCCTCCCCCTGCGATACCACAAGATGGGCTCACCCGACGAAATCGACGAAAAGATCAACATGGCCATGGACTTGATGCGAGTCCGTGAAGAAGCAGACCTTTACCCGCACCAGCTTTCTATGGGTATGCAGAAGCGCGTGGCCATCGCAAGATCCTGGGCCATGGACCCGAAGCTCCTTTTGATGGATGAACCTACCGCAGGTCTGGACAACTACAATCGCCGAAACCTGTTGCCTCTGATCGACAACATGCGAATGCTGTTTAAGACAACAATCATCATCGTGACCCATGACTTGCTGATTTCTAAAGAATTGGATTGCAATATTTGCTTCTTGCACCGCAAAGTTCTTACGGAACCCAACTCCTTTGAATACTGGAGAACCTCCAACAGCGAAATCTCCAGGGAACTGTTCCGAGACCTAAGAACAAGCGGATAA
- a CDS encoding ABC transporter permease, translated as MRTKRSKNWQKLSPPAKIFHYLGMFLLHRTFGQQCALFWNAITSLFSRNRNFKTDTKNIITQTFFTGVEIFPVLFVVATLFGTVVIIEVISLMGRMGFSDVVGSLIVIVIIRELGPILTAFLIAGRSGSSLTTYIGSMVINSEVDALATMGVDPIRFLVMPGLFGGCIALFFMNIIFSASAICAGFLVTKAMIALTGNIINIQLTWDYLTTEILSALTLTDFVYIIIKPLVFGAIITTNACYQALNIPRDIRQVPKATSRSVIKSFLYIVCADVVLSIFYFVDYMNNINSII; from the coding sequence GTGAGAACAAAGAGATCAAAAAACTGGCAGAAGCTCAGCCCCCCGGCAAAGATATTCCACTACCTGGGAATGTTCTTGCTGCATCGTACCTTTGGGCAGCAGTGCGCTCTTTTCTGGAACGCCATCACCAGTCTTTTCTCTCGCAACCGTAATTTCAAGACAGACACCAAGAATATCATCACCCAGACGTTCTTTACCGGCGTAGAAATTTTTCCGGTATTGTTCGTCGTGGCCACCTTGTTCGGTACAGTCGTCATCATCGAAGTAATCTCCCTCATGGGCAGGATGGGTTTCTCCGATGTGGTTGGAAGTCTGATTGTTATTGTAATCATCCGAGAATTAGGGCCCATTCTTACGGCATTCCTTATCGCTGGCCGAAGTGGATCCTCGCTGACCACATACATCGGAAGCATGGTCATTAATTCGGAAGTTGATGCGCTGGCCACCATGGGTGTGGACCCGATTCGATTCCTTGTTATGCCGGGCCTTTTTGGTGGATGCATCGCCCTGTTTTTCATGAACATCATCTTCAGTGCAAGCGCCATCTGTGCAGGGTTCCTCGTAACCAAGGCCATGATCGCCCTCACCGGAAATATCATCAACATCCAGCTGACCTGGGATTATCTGACCACTGAAATCCTGAGCGCACTGACCCTTACAGATTTCGTCTATATCATAATCAAGCCTCTCGTTTTCGGGGCAATCATTACAACCAACGCCTGTTACCAGGCACTGAATATTCCGCGAGACATCCGCCAGGTCCCCAAGGCCACCTCCCGATCCGTTATCAAGTCCTTCCTGTATATTGTGTGCGCAGACGTAGTGCTTTCTATATTCTATTTCGTCGACTACATGAACAACATCAACTCGATTATCTAA
- the hisE gene encoding phosphoribosyl-ATP diphosphatase, protein MTFEEIYALVCERKRTMPEGKSTTELFKKGAHGIGKKLVEEAGESWMAARYETRDDQCLELSQVLYYVACMMAEKGLTLEEVYAKL, encoded by the coding sequence ATGACGTTTGAAGAAATCTACGCGCTGGTTTGCGAGCGCAAGAGAACCATGCCCGAAGGCAAGAGCACCACTGAACTCTTCAAGAAGGGTGCTCACGGTATCGGCAAGAAGCTGGTGGAAGAAGCCGGCGAAAGCTGGATGGCCGCCCGTTACGAAACTCGCGACGACCAGTGCCTGGAACTTTCCCAGGTTCTGTACTATGTGGCCTGCATGATGGCAGAAAAAGGTCTCACCCTCGAAGAAGTGTACGCTAAACTATGA
- a CDS encoding EAL and HDOD domain-containing protein yields MESLAYLARQPILDRDGKVCAYELLFRDSPNSSTAVISSDLLATAQVLENVLNNIGIQRLVGSSKAFVNCSRNMLLDNLFGLLNPKYFVLEVLESVEVDDRVIEAIEEYKSMGFEIALDDFIFEENFINRFAPLFPYVSYIKMDVVENSLDSMSKAAAFFKARNIKLLAEKVEDEETFKRCVEAGYDYFQGFYFARPEMVTGQKIDATSTAILQLLQLLRIRPTLEELCSNLDKHPEIAANLLKFVNSDSQAHDHIDNIKDAVVWVGMRHIQEWLLLMLYARPENSL; encoded by the coding sequence ATGGAATCACTCGCTTATTTAGCCCGTCAGCCGATCCTTGACCGCGATGGCAAGGTGTGCGCCTATGAGTTACTGTTCAGAGATTCTCCGAACAGCAGTACGGCTGTTATATCCAGCGACTTGCTGGCAACCGCACAGGTGTTGGAGAACGTACTGAACAACATCGGCATCCAGCGTCTGGTCGGCAGCAGCAAGGCTTTTGTCAACTGCAGCCGGAACATGCTGCTGGACAATTTATTCGGCCTGCTGAATCCTAAATATTTCGTTCTGGAAGTTCTCGAAAGTGTAGAAGTGGACGATCGCGTCATCGAAGCCATCGAGGAGTATAAGTCCATGGGTTTCGAAATCGCCCTGGACGACTTTATCTTCGAAGAGAACTTCATCAACCGCTTCGCCCCGCTGTTCCCCTACGTCAGCTACATCAAGATGGACGTTGTAGAAAACAGCCTAGACAGCATGAGCAAGGCCGCCGCCTTCTTCAAGGCAAGGAACATCAAGCTCCTAGCCGAAAAAGTCGAAGACGAAGAAACCTTCAAGCGTTGCGTAGAAGCCGGTTACGATTATTTTCAAGGGTTCTATTTCGCCCGACCCGAAATGGTCACCGGTCAAAAAATTGACGCCACATCTACAGCCATTTTGCAGTTGCTCCAGCTATTGCGGATCCGCCCCACTCTAGAAGAACTCTGCAGCAACTTGGACAAACATCCGGAAATTGCCGCAAACCTTCTAAAGTTCGTCAATTCCGACAGCCAGGCCCACGACCATATAGACAACATAAAAGATGCAGTCGTCTGGGTTGGTATGCGCCACATTCAGGAATGGTTGCTGCTCATGTTATACGCCAGACCGGAAAATAGCCTATGA
- a CDS encoding carboxypeptidase-like regulatory domain-containing protein: MSKSYRTLAVTAVLGFGLGLSACSDDKVAGGGPSGTEAGNAITAQILTADKTPAARAKVKLVESASLEGSKDAYTAETDKNGQVVVEGVASGSYILEASLEGKAIQTKVKVSDAGVDLGTVNLADMATINGFLGYIDEGTIKVRGLDHSAKVVNGEFVLDSLPAGHFDLVYIPNEKAKDTTSTYLKIDAGKESSTSTFANERQALLLDDFEDGNNQHRFGPKYFGPSDGGWWFQSHHSNVIIDAGTEIVVAKGDTSEYLKMYDDGEQRLLHVTFNFDTLRDTNTDDKGALLVYPWANVGVGIGSNDKSICYDLSSVDSISFKVRGTGSYYFIIEDEVHKKPTDGNGSITVENKSYGFKELSDEWETVTVATADIVDETKGSLSCVTILTWQFTNTVDFWMDDVKLIGGDRQSIWEK; the protein is encoded by the coding sequence ATGAGCAAGTCCTATAGAACATTGGCAGTTACAGCAGTCCTTGGCTTTGGCCTCGGTCTTTCTGCATGTTCTGACGACAAGGTTGCAGGCGGCGGCCCCTCTGGCACCGAAGCCGGAAACGCCATTACCGCACAGATTTTAACAGCCGACAAGACTCCTGCCGCAAGAGCCAAGGTTAAGCTTGTAGAAAGCGCAAGCCTCGAAGGTTCCAAGGATGCCTACACCGCCGAAACCGATAAGAACGGTCAGGTAGTTGTTGAAGGCGTTGCCAGCGGCAGCTACATTCTGGAAGCCTCCCTCGAGGGCAAGGCCATCCAGACAAAGGTCAAGGTTTCTGACGCCGGAGTAGATCTTGGAACAGTGAACCTGGCCGATATGGCAACCATCAACGGTTTCCTGGGTTACATCGATGAAGGAACCATCAAGGTTCGCGGCCTCGACCATTCCGCAAAAGTTGTCAACGGCGAATTCGTTCTGGATTCCCTGCCCGCCGGTCATTTCGACCTGGTGTACATTCCCAACGAAAAGGCAAAGGATACCACCAGCACATACCTGAAGATTGATGCAGGTAAGGAATCCTCCACTAGCACTTTTGCCAACGAACGCCAAGCCTTGCTTTTGGACGACTTCGAAGACGGCAACAACCAGCATCGTTTTGGTCCCAAGTATTTTGGTCCCAGTGATGGCGGCTGGTGGTTCCAGTCTCATCATTCCAATGTCATCATCGATGCAGGTACCGAGATTGTCGTTGCAAAAGGCGATACCAGCGAATACCTGAAGATGTACGACGACGGTGAACAGCGTCTGTTGCACGTCACCTTCAATTTCGACACCTTGCGCGACACGAACACCGACGACAAGGGCGCCCTGCTGGTCTACCCCTGGGCTAATGTGGGCGTCGGCATCGGCAGTAACGACAAGTCTATCTGTTACGACCTTTCTTCCGTCGATTCCATTAGCTTTAAGGTTAGAGGTACTGGCAGCTATTACTTCATCATCGAAGACGAAGTACACAAGAAGCCTACCGACGGAAACGGTTCCATCACCGTCGAAAACAAGTCCTACGGATTTAAGGAACTTTCTGACGAGTGGGAAACTGTTACCGTGGCGACCGCCGACATCGTCGACGAAACCAAGGGTAGCCTCAGCTGCGTCACCATCTTGACCTGGCAGTTCACTAATACGGTTGACTTCTGGATGGATGATGTCAAACTGATTGGTGGCGACAGACAGAGCATTTGGGAAAAGTAA
- the hisG gene encoding ATP phosphoribosyltransferase, giving the protein MIKVALPNKGMLFEPTQELLKACGYKASKPYKTLTQIDTKNGIEFFFLRPSDIPMYVGRGIIDAGITGIDFNAEAKSPAVKVLDLPFGASKMCAAVPNESPIQTLDELKDSTIATSFPNIVEGYYKKPMNFVVLEGAVEISVSLGVADAIVDVVETGTTLKQAGLRIIGEPLFRSNAALYCNPQKTDLEEVNTLIRRIQGKLVAQSYMMIEYDCPADVLDKAVALTPGLDAPTVAKLHGRDWYSVKAMVPQEDANAIMDKLWDAGARSILLFGIKSARI; this is encoded by the coding sequence ATGATTAAAGTAGCTCTCCCGAACAAGGGCATGCTCTTTGAACCCACCCAGGAACTTCTGAAGGCCTGCGGTTACAAGGCATCCAAGCCCTACAAGACTTTGACCCAGATCGACACCAAGAACGGTATCGAATTTTTCTTCCTGCGCCCTAGCGACATCCCCATGTATGTGGGTCGCGGCATCATCGACGCAGGTATCACCGGCATCGACTTCAACGCCGAAGCCAAGAGCCCGGCTGTCAAGGTTCTGGACCTGCCCTTTGGCGCTTCCAAGATGTGCGCTGCAGTTCCTAACGAAAGCCCCATCCAGACTCTGGACGAACTGAAGGATTCTACCATCGCCACCTCCTTCCCCAACATTGTTGAAGGCTACTACAAGAAGCCCATGAACTTTGTGGTTCTGGAAGGCGCTGTGGAAATTTCCGTAAGCCTCGGTGTTGCAGACGCCATCGTCGACGTGGTGGAAACCGGTACCACCCTGAAGCAGGCTGGCCTTCGCATTATCGGCGAACCGCTGTTCCGCTCCAACGCAGCCCTCTACTGCAACCCCCAGAAGACCGACCTGGAAGAAGTGAACACCCTGATCCGCCGCATCCAGGGTAAGCTGGTCGCACAGTCCTACATGATGATCGAATACGACTGCCCCGCAGACGTTCTCGACAAGGCTGTAGCCCTGACCCCGGGTCTCGATGCTCCTACCGTTGCCAAGCTCCACGGTCGTGACTGGTACTCCGTAAAGGCCATGGTGCCCCAGGAAGATGCCAACGCCATCATGGACAAGCTCTGGGACGCAGGCGCACGCAGCATCCTGCTCTTCGGTATCAAGTCCGCCCGAATTTAA
- a CDS encoding ATP-dependent RecD-like DNA helicase: MNFIETENFEDFYNALKEMRGISAIDKHLLSLLFDIQPDISLKVQKFLALCFSLLDDGNTRLPLIAEEFFEMWSKKWQGLVQLSISASETEIDENNFHAPQEFLDIIDAGISEFKSLKFSEIVEGRLVNEAIDNDNYSKPFIITTGVTPYLYFAKHFNAKCLIEKSAALLFKNGSNPSATSIKKCIDEISKIRKPINGKPFLVNEQQATAILRGLSENLIITGGPGTGKTTVVLYILWKLLQSNSDMLDWSIYLAAPSGKAADRMRESLSDGLSAINDEIRESEEGAPIFKKLKDLESSTIHRLLKFSREKGDFHYNKNEQFSKNSIFVIDEASMIDIEMFAALLQAIPEGARLFILGDPYQLPSVDSGAVLGEILKAKNSARNFTVKLEISNRFTDDSLIGRLAHEIKTVAETKDIGNFKPHNFLLHPALCSEGDTMSSADNGSEKMKDLVSYYRLESESECKTAKKIEEKRIEKIVNAWVSNFSKLSQLAEQVHPNKATGETELRDELWNLSLTQRMLSAERRGPRGVENLNKKACSKLRSLWKKSKQTARETEPTETIAIQDSGYFPGQLLIITQNQEMYKLYNGDTGIVVFDGHTPYLMLKKAPPQDSNIQRDNYVFYPIAVLPEEAIESAFAITIHKSQGSEYKHVTMYLPKQKGHPLLTNQILYTGITRAKESVTIIASPETFKAACCTVTERETGIEL; the protein is encoded by the coding sequence ATGAACTTTATTGAAACAGAAAACTTTGAAGATTTCTACAACGCATTAAAGGAAATGCGTGGGATTTCCGCCATCGACAAGCACCTTCTCTCTTTGCTGTTTGACATTCAGCCGGATATCAGCCTGAAGGTACAGAAGTTTCTCGCTCTCTGCTTTTCGTTGCTGGACGATGGCAATACCCGCCTGCCTCTTATCGCCGAAGAATTTTTTGAAATGTGGTCCAAGAAGTGGCAAGGCCTTGTGCAATTGAGCATCAGCGCTTCTGAAACAGAAATAGACGAAAACAACTTCCACGCACCGCAGGAATTTTTGGACATTATAGACGCGGGAATCTCCGAATTCAAGAGCCTAAAATTTTCTGAAATCGTAGAAGGACGCCTGGTAAACGAAGCCATTGACAATGATAACTATTCTAAGCCATTTATCATCACCACCGGCGTAACGCCCTACCTTTATTTTGCCAAGCATTTCAATGCAAAATGTCTCATTGAAAAGTCGGCAGCACTTCTGTTCAAGAACGGCAGCAACCCTTCTGCTACATCAATCAAGAAATGCATTGATGAAATTTCAAAAATTAGAAAGCCTATAAACGGTAAACCATTCCTGGTCAATGAACAACAGGCAACGGCAATCCTTCGCGGACTTTCTGAGAATTTGATTATTACAGGTGGCCCGGGTACGGGTAAAACCACCGTGGTTCTCTACATCCTGTGGAAGCTATTGCAATCTAACAGCGATATGCTGGACTGGTCTATCTATTTGGCAGCCCCCAGCGGCAAGGCTGCAGACCGTATGCGAGAAAGCCTTTCTGATGGTCTTTCCGCCATCAACGACGAAATCCGTGAAAGCGAAGAAGGCGCTCCCATATTCAAGAAGCTGAAGGATCTGGAAAGCAGCACTATTCACCGTTTGCTGAAATTCTCCCGAGAAAAAGGCGACTTTCATTACAACAAGAATGAACAGTTTTCCAAAAATTCCATCTTCGTCATTGACGAAGCCAGCATGATCGATATTGAAATGTTCGCCGCCCTGTTGCAGGCCATTCCCGAAGGTGCACGCCTCTTTATTCTTGGTGATCCGTACCAGTTGCCCTCTGTGGATTCGGGAGCAGTTCTGGGAGAAATCCTAAAGGCCAAAAACAGCGCTCGCAACTTTACTGTCAAACTAGAAATATCAAACCGTTTTACCGATGATTCCCTCATCGGACGCCTGGCTCACGAAATCAAGACTGTAGCCGAAACCAAGGACATCGGCAACTTCAAGCCCCATAATTTCCTGTTGCATCCGGCCCTCTGTTCCGAAGGCGATACAATGTCTAGTGCAGACAACGGTTCCGAAAAGATGAAGGACTTGGTTTCATATTACCGACTGGAATCCGAAAGCGAATGTAAGACCGCCAAAAAGATCGAAGAAAAACGCATCGAAAAAATCGTAAATGCCTGGGTCAGCAACTTCAGCAAACTTTCCCAGTTAGCAGAACAGGTTCACCCGAACAAGGCCACTGGCGAAACAGAACTCCGTGATGAACTCTGGAACTTGAGCCTCACCCAGCGCATGCTTTCGGCAGAACGTCGCGGCCCCCGCGGTGTTGAAAACCTGAACAAGAAAGCTTGCAGTAAACTCCGCAGCCTCTGGAAGAAATCCAAACAGACTGCGCGAGAAACAGAACCCACCGAAACTATAGCCATTCAGGATTCCGGATATTTCCCCGGTCAACTTTTGATTATCACCCAGAACCAAGAAATGTACAAGTTGTACAATGGTGATACCGGTATTGTAGTTTTTGATGGGCATACTCCCTACCTGATGTTAAAAAAAGCGCCACCTCAGGATTCCAACATACAAAGGGACAACTATGTATTCTATCCCATTGCGGTTTTGCCAGAAGAAGCCATTGAAAGCGCCTTCGCCATCACCATCCATAAATCCCAGGGATCCGAATACAAACATGTAACCATGTACCTCCCAAAGCAGAAGGGCCACCCCCTATTAACGAACCAAATTCTGTATACGGGCATTACCCGCGCCAAGGAATCTGTAACCATAATAGCCTCCCCCGAGACCTTCAAGGCGGCTTGTTGCACGGTCACCGAACGCGAAACAGGGATTGAGTTGTAG
- a CDS encoding TIGR02147 family protein — MPEVLEYLEYREFLRDWFVETKKDNPFTSYRYLGQKTGVDPAWLVRVFQKEGHLNESTLPVFIRLCGLDDRRAEYFKTLYRFNKTKAKQALSELYYRLMELRSLETRVLSTPELSYFGSWACAALRALIGITKDTSDINKLASNLNPAISQDEARNALGVMKQLGLVVPDGNGGWNITDQIISTGGEVKSTAVRDFHRHTMELALESIDRHKPEDRDISSVVFTADESDLPEIRHRIEEFRRGLLQFARKSERADRVYALNIAMFPLSNKVDDPCTGSEPPKKEG, encoded by the coding sequence ATGCCCGAAGTATTAGAGTATCTAGAGTATCGTGAGTTTTTGAGAGATTGGTTTGTCGAAACGAAAAAAGACAATCCTTTCACCTCATACCGCTATCTTGGCCAGAAGACCGGCGTTGACCCGGCCTGGCTTGTTCGCGTGTTCCAGAAAGAGGGACACCTGAACGAAAGCACCTTGCCGGTGTTCATCCGCCTTTGCGGACTCGACGACCGCCGTGCGGAATATTTCAAGACACTTTACCGCTTTAACAAGACCAAGGCAAAGCAGGCTCTTTCCGAACTGTACTACCGCCTTATGGAATTGCGCTCCCTGGAAACCCGAGTGCTCTCTACACCGGAACTTTCCTACTTCGGCAGCTGGGCATGCGCAGCTCTACGCGCCCTTATCGGCATTACCAAGGACACCAGCGACATCAACAAGCTGGCATCCAACCTGAATCCCGCCATTTCCCAGGATGAAGCCCGCAACGCGTTGGGCGTCATGAAGCAGCTGGGCCTGGTGGTACCCGACGGCAACGGCGGATGGAACATTACCGACCAGATTATCAGTACCGGCGGCGAAGTCAAAAGCACCGCTGTCCGCGACTTCCATAGACATACCATGGAACTGGCCCTGGAATCTATCGACCGCCACAAGCCCGAAGACCGTGACATTTCCAGCGTGGTATTTACCGCAGACGAGTCCGATCTGCCGGAAATCCGCCACCGCATCGAGGAATTCCGCCGCGGACTTCTGCAGTTCGCCCGCAAGAGTGAACGCGCCGACCGAGTTTACGCACTGAATATCGCCATGTTCCCCCTCTCCAACAAAGTGGATGACCCTTGCACGGGTTCCGAGCCGCCAAAGAAGGAGGGATGA
- the yihA gene encoding ribosome biogenesis GTP-binding protein YihA/YsxC → MSAPVKHQAPVEVGGFTVTSAVFVTAAVNMKGLPEERLPQIAFLGRSNVGKSSLMNALMGKNGLVKVSSTPGKTREINFFKVNNKFFLVDLPGVGYAKVSSSKSEQMSTAIRDYIAKCKDLKGLVYLVDIRHGGHDVDIDAVENIRAAGCPVLIVASKRDKVNQSELAKGLRSIKEKFGLESNPLCVSSLKKFGLDQLWTEILEAMNQGEKV, encoded by the coding sequence ATGAGCGCACCCGTAAAGCACCAAGCCCCCGTTGAAGTGGGCGGCTTCACCGTCACCTCGGCAGTCTTTGTAACGGCAGCCGTAAACATGAAAGGGCTTCCCGAGGAACGCCTCCCTCAAATCGCATTTCTTGGACGATCCAATGTGGGAAAATCTTCCCTTATGAATGCACTTATGGGCAAGAACGGACTGGTCAAGGTCAGTTCTACCCCCGGAAAAACCCGCGAAATCAATTTCTTCAAAGTCAACAACAAGTTTTTTCTAGTAGATTTACCAGGTGTAGGCTACGCAAAGGTCAGTTCGTCCAAAAGCGAGCAGATGTCCACCGCCATTCGAGACTACATCGCAAAATGCAAGGACTTGAAGGGTCTGGTCTATCTGGTAGACATCCGCCACGGCGGACATGACGTAGACATCGACGCCGTGGAAAATATCCGCGCCGCAGGATGCCCCGTGCTGATCGTTGCCAGCAAGCGCGATAAGGTCAATCAGTCTGAACTTGCCAAGGGACTTCGTTCCATCAAGGAAAAGTTCGGTCTTGAATCTAACCCTCTTTGCGTGAGCTCCCTAAAAAAATTCGGTCTTGACCAGCTCTGGACTGAAATTCTTGAAGCAATGAACCAAGGCGAAAAGGTCTAG
- the recR gene encoding recombination mediator RecR, with amino-acid sequence MMVEPQSLEALIGEFSGLPGIGQKTARRLAYHILTRKQSDVERFAENLVNAITKVHHCPNCYAFTDEDLCPTCKARAGAKSICVVEKSSDIIPFEKSGIFRGLYFVLGGVISPLDGIGPEALHLNQLVNRIKTEGIEELVLALGSSPEADSTALMIDRMLNGVNVKRTRLARGIPMGSDLEFVDEVTMLRAFEGRVSL; translated from the coding sequence ATGATGGTAGAACCACAAAGTCTTGAAGCTCTCATTGGGGAATTTTCAGGTCTCCCCGGCATCGGGCAAAAGACAGCCCGACGCCTGGCCTACCACATTCTCACCCGCAAGCAATCCGACGTGGAACGCTTCGCCGAGAACCTGGTGAACGCCATTACCAAAGTTCATCATTGCCCCAACTGCTACGCCTTTACCGACGAAGACCTCTGCCCCACCTGCAAGGCCAGGGCAGGAGCAAAGTCCATCTGCGTCGTAGAAAAAAGTTCAGACATCATCCCCTTTGAAAAGTCAGGCATTTTCCGCGGACTTTATTTTGTACTGGGGGGAGTCATTTCTCCGTTAGACGGTATCGGTCCCGAGGCACTCCACTTAAACCAACTGGTCAACCGCATCAAGACCGAAGGGATCGAAGAACTGGTCCTGGCATTAGGTTCCAGCCCCGAAGCTGACAGCACCGCCCTCATGATCGACCGCATGCTCAACGGAGTCAACGTTAAGCGTACCCGCCTGGCCCGCGGCATCCCCATGGGCAGCGATCTTGAATTTGTAGACGAAGTCACCATGTTAAGAGCCTTCGAAGGAAGAGTAAGCCTATGA
- a CDS encoding tRNA (guanosine(46)-N(7))-methyltransferase TrmB — translation MTDNAVHAVTSNQDGLYKNLDETVRKYIATRFLRPIADHTREAFGVAKDYVKSFYEKNGNKVSGNAEGFRIVLDSGCGAGESTLHLARRFPGIPVIGVDKSAVRLNKAGNEHQQQAAGTDQPANAFWIRAELLDFWRLAQEEVLAGNWIIEHHAVFYPNPWPKESEAGRRFHLHPIFPTLLSLSPVTELRTNWDIYAQEFAEAARIVNTSATVVCESFNPENPETAFERKFKEAGQQLWRTLVRK, via the coding sequence ATGACAGACAACGCAGTTCATGCGGTAACATCTAATCAAGACGGTCTTTACAAAAATCTAGACGAAACGGTTCGCAAGTATATTGCGACCCGTTTTTTGCGTCCTATAGCCGACCATACCCGCGAGGCTTTTGGGGTCGCAAAGGACTACGTCAAATCTTTTTACGAGAAGAATGGGAACAAGGTCTCTGGCAACGCCGAAGGGTTCCGCATCGTTCTGGATTCGGGCTGTGGCGCAGGTGAAAGCACGCTACATCTGGCCCGACGTTTTCCAGGCATTCCTGTCATCGGAGTGGACAAGTCTGCAGTTCGCCTGAACAAGGCCGGTAACGAGCACCAGCAACAGGCCGCAGGCACAGACCAGCCCGCCAACGCATTCTGGATCCGAGCCGAACTTCTGGATTTCTGGCGTCTAGCCCAGGAAGAAGTTCTTGCAGGCAACTGGATCATCGAACATCACGCCGTGTTCTACCCCAACCCCTGGCCCAAGGAAAGCGAAGCCGGCAGACGATTCCATCTGCACCCCATCTTTCCTACGCTGCTGTCCCTGAGTCCCGTTACGGAACTTCGTACCAACTGGGACATCTATGCACAGGAATTTGCAGAAGCAGCCCGCATCGTGAACACTTCAGCCACTGTCGTTTGCGAATCCTTCAATCCCGAAAATCCGGAAACGGCATTCGAGCGAAAATTCAAGGAAGCAGGCCAGCAACTCTGGCGAACTCTAGTCCGCAAATAG